The nucleotide sequence GGCCTGCGCCTTCTTGAGCGATTCTTTATATTCGTGTTTAGGATTGGAATCGATGACGATTCCGGCTCCTGACTGGATGTAGGCATGTCCGTCCTTCGCAAGCAGCGTGCGGATGACAATGTTCATTTCCATATCTCCATTATACCCAATCCAACCGATTGATCCTGTATAAATGCCTCTTCTTGTCGGCTCAAGCTCCTCAATAATTTCCATCGTTCTGATTTTGGGAGCTCCGGTAATCGTCCCTCCCGGAAAAACACCTTTCAGGACATCCAGATAATCTTTTCCTTCTGCAAGCAGGCCGCGGACATTTGAAACGATGTGCATCACGTGTGAATATTTTTCGATGACCATAAACTCGTTTACTTCAACCGTACCGTATTTGCACACTCTTCCAAGGTCATTCCGTTCAAGATCAACAAGCATAACATGCTCAGCACGCTCTTTCTCATTTTCAATCAGCTCTGAAGCAAGCTTCTGATCTTCTTCTTCACTTTCCCCTCTTGACCTTGTTCCCGCAATCGGCCTCGTGCTTGCGTGTTCGCCGTCTATTTTAACCAACAGCTCAGGCGAGCCGCTCACAATCTGGAAATCATGCAGATCCAGATAAGCCATATACGGCGATGGATTCACTTCCCTCAGGGTTTCATACACTTTAAGCGGATGCACCTTAAGAGGTTCAGTCTGCCTGACAGACAGGTTCACCTGAAAAACATCACCGTTTGCAATGTATTCCTTAATTGTCTCAACAGCATCCATAAACGATTCTTTTGTAAACCGGTGCGGGGATGCAGAATTTCCGGTTCCGCCTGCAGGCTTATGAACAAATGCAGCTGTCTGTTTTTCAAACCAGCGCTTTTCCATTTCAGCTATTCTGTTTTGCGCCTTTTTTAGGTCAGCTTCAGATGAATAGTGGGTAATGAACCAGATTTCCTTTGTCTGATGATCATAAACGGCCAAATCATCAAAAAGCAGAAAATATAGATCCGGCGTTTCAAGATCGTCAATAGAACGGCTTTCAAGCTTCTCAAACGCTCTTACACAATCATAGCTGAAAAAACCGATCGCCCCGCCCTGAAAATCCGGAAGCTCATCATTCTTTACGGTATTAAACTGACTGAACCAGCTCCTGAATTCATCGAGAATATTTCCTGTCCGCTGCTCAGTTCCGTCCTTTGTCCGGATTGAAAGAACCGAATCTTTCCCTTTAATGACTGCAGCCGGGTGAAGGCCCGCGATGCTGTACCGGCCGCCCCTGCCGCTTTCAAGGATTGCGTGGCGCTCCTCGTTTCTGGAAAGATGCTGATATTGTCTGAAGAAATCAAGATTGTAAGCCGCCTTCTTTGCAAGCGGTTTTCTCTCAAGGTGCATGCTTAACCCTCTCCTTAAAAACTCATAAGTTCATTTTACATAAAACAGGGGAAGAATACATGTTGAAAATTTCTCCCATAAACAAAAAAAACAGCCCAAGGGCTGTTTCTTGATTAATCAAATTGATAAAGCGGCGTGCTTAAGTATCTTTCCCCGTTACTTGGGATAATGGCAAGAACCTTTTTGCCTTTACCAAGCTCTTTCGCTACTTGAAGCGCTGCTTTAATCGCTGCACCGGAAGAAATGCCTCCAAGAAGACCCTCTTCTCTAGCCGCTTTCCGCGCCACTTCAAAAGCTTCTTCATTTTTCACTTGAATGACACCGTCGTAAATATCTGTTTTTAGGATATCCGGAACAAATCCTGCTCCAATGCCCTGGATTTTATGAGGACCCGGTTTGCCTCCTGAAAGGACAGGTGAGTCAGCAGGCTCCACTGCATAGATTTTTATATCAGGATAAGCTTCTTTAAGAACCTCGCCGGCACCTGTAATGGTTCCGCCCGTTCCGATTCCAGCTATGAATGCATCAAGCTGGCCGCCCATCTGGCTGACAATCTCAGGACCTGTCGTACGGCGGTGGACCTCAGGATTTGCTTCATTTTTGAACTGCTGAGGCATGAAATAGCCATGCTCTTTTGCAAGTTCTTCCGCTTTTCTGATGGCTCCGCCCATGCCCTCAGGACCAGGAGTAAGAACAAGCTCGGCACCGTACGCCCGAAGGAGGTTCCGGCGCTCCATGCTCATTGTTTCAGGCATAACCAGGATTGCTTTAATCCCTTTTGCAGCTGCAACCATCGCAAGTCCGATGCCTGTATTTCCGCTTGTCGGTTCAATGATCGTATCGCCTTCTTTAAGAAGCCCTTTTTCTTCGGCAGCTTCGATCATCGCAAGCGCTATGCGGTCTTTTACGCTGCTTCCAGGGTTCATAAATTCAAGTTTCAGGTATACATCTGCACTGTTTTCATCTACAATGCGGTTTAATTTGACAATAGGTGTTTCCCCAACCAGTTCGTGTATAGAATTTGCTACACGCGTCAATCTGACCACCTCTATTTCCGAGTATTTTTATTGGCTTTAAAAAGAATGTACCAAACCTCAGTCTGAATTGTCAATCTTTTCTTACTTCTCGGATAGGGCAAAATGCTCAATTCTGTTTTATCATTGGGGTGTGTCGCTGCCGTAAAACCACGTTACTCCCGCTTCTTCCCATAGAGGCTTTACAGAAACGGCTGATTCCATCTGCTCAAGGGCAATCTGCCGTCTGATCTGGTTCTTAGCTTCTTCAAATGAGTACTGCACTCCGTTAACCTTCTCTTTCAGGAGGATGACAGAATAGCCGTTTTCACTTTTAATCGGCTCGCTCCACTTATCTTTTTTGAGCTTTTCAGCTTCTTCGATATATTGAGCCGGAAGATAATCGTTTTCTGATGAAACATAGCCAAGGTCTCCGCCCTCGTTGGCAGAAAACTCATCGATTGATTTTTCCGCAGCGAGCGCTTCAAAGCTCGAGCCGCCCTCAAGCTCTTCGATTACCTTTTTCGCTTCTGCCTCTGTCTTCGTCACAATGTGAAAAAGGTGATACGTATCCCTAATGGAATAGAGATCCTGATTGGACTCGTAATAGGCCTTTAATTCCTTCTCCGGAATTTCAGCATCTTTTGTCAGCAGCTCTTCAAGCAGCATGCTGTACCTGATCTGTTCGCGCAGCTCTCCGTCTTCTGAAAGCTGCTCGTTGTCGAGTGAATTGTACATGGATTTATACATCGTAAGCTCCCGTTCAAGCTCCTCATCAGGAATTTTGATGTCATGTTTTTCAGAAAGCTCCTCAACAACCGTAAAATTAATCATTTCTTCAAGTGTTTCCCTGCCGAAACGATCTTCAAGCTCTGCCATCCACTGCTCTCTTGTTATTTCCTTATCCCCGACAGATGCAATGGATTCTGAGCTTCCCTTTGAAGCAGGTCCAGTTGCAGCGATGCTGTCATCCTTTGTTAGAAAATATGCCAGAGTAAAACAGTTGATGATCACGAGTCCGAAGATAATCAGCCAGACCGCTTTTCTGTTCATCTCTCCATCTCCTGACCGCATGTTCAGCGCGCTTCGTCTTTCAGCTCTGTCAGTTCTTCTTTTGAAAAATGATACCGTTCATTACAGAAGTGGCATTCTGCTTCTGCTTTGCCGTCCTCTTCAATCATGCTTTGGATTTCATCCGCTCCAAGACTGATAATGGCATTTGAAATTCTCTCGCGTGAGCAAGGGCAGTGAAAAGCAACTGGGTGCTGATCAAGAATCTTCACATGATCTTTGCCGAGAATCTCAAACAGAATTTCTTCCGGCGAAAGCCCTTTTTGGATCAGTTTCGAGATTGGCTCTACACTTCCAAGCCGTTTTTCAATTTCCGCAATCGTTGATTCGTCCGTGCCGGGCATGAGCTGAATGATGAAGCCGCCTGCCGAGAGGATTGTGTTGTCAGGGTTAACAAGTACGCCTACCCCAACGGATGAGGGAACCTGCTCAGAGCTGACAAGATAATAGGTAAAGTCTTCGCCAAGTTCACCTGACACAAGTTCAACTGAACCTGTGAAATGTTCTTTCATGCCAAGATCCTTTACAACAGAAAGCGTTCCGGATGTCCCAACCGCTCTTGCTACATCAAGCTTTCCTTTTGCATTTAAATCAAAGTGTGTTTGAGGGTTTGTCACATAGCCGCGAACCTCGCCTTTTGCATTACTGTCAACGACAATCACGCCTATAGGCCCGCCTCCCTCCACTTTAATCGTCATTTTGCTGTCGCCTTTAAGCATTGAGCCCATCAGGACACCAGCCGTCATTGAACGGCCCAGGGCTGCAGATGCAGTCGGCCATGTCTGATGCCTTCTTTGCGCCTCTCCAACTGTGTCTGTCGTTTTAGCTGCGTATGCACGCACTTGTCCGTCATACGCAAGTGCCTTTACAAGATAATCCATGTTTTATCACCTTTCCAATTAAATGCTGTTTCGTTCAAAAATCAGCTGAAGTCCTTTGAGTGTGAGGAACGGATCAACGATGTCAATCACCTTCGACTCAGAAGCAATCAGCGTTGAAAGTCCTCCTGTTGCAATAACCTTAGGCTCTGCTTTAGACTGCTGTTTCATTCTCCCGACAATGCCTTCAACCTGTCCGACATACCCGTAAAGAATGCCCGCCTGCATAGCGCTGACCGTATTTTTGCCGATAATATCATCAGGTCGCGCAATTTCGATTCTTGGAAGCTTGGCTGCTCTCGAATAGAGAGCCTCAGTTGAGATATTGATTCCCGGAGCAATCGCACCGCCCATATATTGTTTTTCCTCGTTGATATAGCAGTAGGTTGTGGCTGTGCCGAAATCAACAATAATCAGAGGACCGCCGTATAAATGGATGCCTGCCACTGCATTCACAATTCGGTCTGCACCTACTTCACGGGGATTCTCATATTTAATGTTCAAGCCTGTCTTGATGCCAGGTCCGACAACGAGGGGCTTCTGTTTGAAATATTTCGTGCACATCCGCTCAAGCGAGAACATAATCGGCGGCACAACAGAGGAGATAATGATTCCTTTAATATCGGTCAGATGAATGCCTTCATGTTCAAAGAGGGATTTGATGAGCATGCCAAACTCATCTTCTGTTTTGTTGCGCGTCGTCTCAATGCGCCAGTGATGCTTCAGAGCATCCCCTTCAAAAACGCCTAAAACGGTATTTGTATTCCCTACATCCAGCACTAAAAACATATGTATCACCACTTTATCCAAATTCTTTTTCTCTGTATTCAATACTCTTTCATCATATCATGAAGCCGCCTTGAATTTATGCAAAATTTATGTGTGCAGCCCTGTCTTCCCTCACTCATTTTAGTCTTTTTAGGCAGCGGATTGCAAAAGGAAGAACCTGAAACGGCGTTAAAAAACCGCATGTTCAATGTGAACATGCGGTTTTGATGTATGATCAGTCTTCTTTACGGTCTTCGTGAATCTCAGATGTCTGCTCTTCATCCTTTTTTGGAAGGATGTTTACTTTTACATCTTCTTTCTTTTCATGTTCTGAAACCGGACGGTCAGGCAGGGTGCCATGATCCACCAGATGCTTGATCTGCTCTGCATCGAGAGTTTCGATTTCAAGCAGGGTTTGAGCAATCAGTTCAAGCTTATCGCGGTTTTCAGTAAGGATTTTCTTAGCGCGCTCGTAGCATTCTTTAATGATGCGCTGTACTTCCATGTCGATTTCATGGGCAATCGCATCACTGTAATTCTGCTCGCTGTTAAAGTCGCGGCCTAAGAATACCTGTCCCTGGGACTGTCCGAACTGAAGCGGTCCAAGCTTGTCACTCATACCGAACTCCGTTACCATGCGTCTTGCAATGCCAGTGGCACGCTGGAAGTCGTTCGTCGCACCTGTGCTCACTTCGCCGAAGACGATATCCTCAGCCACACGTCCGCCGAGCAATCCTGTAATTTTATCAAGCAGCTCAGGCTTCGTCATGAAATAACGGTCCTCTTTTGGAAGCATAACGGCATAGCCGCCAGCCTGACCGCGAGGCACGATTGTTACTTTATGAACCATATCGGCTTCATCAAGAACAACACCGATAATCGTATGTCCGCCTTCATGATAGGCAACAATATTGCGTTCTTTTTTGGAAATAACGCGGCTTTTCTTGGCTGGACCTGCAATTACGCGGTCTGTCGCCTCGTCTATATCCGTCATATCCACTTTCTTCTTGTTGCGGCGTGCTGCAACTAGCGCTGCTTCGTTCAGCAGGTTCTCAAGGTCTGCACCCGAGAAGCCAGGTGTACGGGCTGCAATGGACTTCAGGTTTACCGTATCATCTAAAGGCTTATTGCGGGCATGAACTTCAAGCACCGCTTCACGGCCTTTAAGATCCGGACGGTCGACTGTAATTTGACGGTCAAATCGTCCCGGACGCAGAAGTGCCGGGTCAAGAATATCCGGACGGTTCGTTGCAGCAATCATGATGATGCCTTCGTTTCCGCCGAATCCATCCATTTCAACGAGCAATTGGTTCAGCGTCTGCTCGCGCTCGTCATGGCCGCCGCCAAGACCGGCGCCGCGCTGGCGTCCAACAGCATCGATTTCATCGATAAAGATGATACAAGGAGCATTTTTCTTTGCATTTTCGAAAAGGTCGCGGACACGGGAAGCTCCCACCCCTACGAACATTTCAACAAAGTCAGATCCGCTTATAGAGAAAAACGGAACGCCGGCTTCACCTGCTGCAGCGCGGGCAAGCAGGGTTTTACCTGTACCCGGAGGTCCTACAAGCAGAACGCCTTTTGGAATACGGGCGCCAAGCTCGGCAAATTTGCGCGGGTCTTTAAGGAATTCAACAACCTCGACAAGCTCTTGTTTTTCCTCGTCAGCACCGGCAACATCTTTGAAACGCACTTTTTTCTTTTCTTCGCTGTAGAGCTTCGCTTTGCTCTTGCCGAAGTTCATTACACGGCTTCCGCCGCCCTGAGCCTGGTTGAGCAGGAAGAAGAAAAGAATAAAGATAATGACAAACGGTATGATGGATGTAAAGAATGTTACCCATCCGCTCGTTTCTTCTGCAGGAACAAATTTAACACTCGTTTTGCCCTGCGCTGCAGCATCAACACGGTCCAGAGCTTTGTCGCTCAGTACATGTGTTACAAACTGCTCTTCTTCTTTATAATCATCCAGCTGGCCCTTTACTTCATATACTCCGCGAAGCGGCTGTATCGTAATATTATCCACGTCACCAGCTTCAAGTTTGGAAATGAACGTACTGTAAGTTAATGGCTCAGTTTTTGTGTTGTTTCCCTGGAAAAAACTGACGACTCCAATAACCACTAAAAAGATTAATAAATAAAATATGGTATTACGGAAGATCCGATTCATTCCTTACCTCCTCCCACAGTAAACACAACTATTTTAAATAGTATCATAGAAAATCATTCCAATACAACTGATTGGCCGTTTTGGTACTTGACAAATGCTGCATTTACTTATTTTCGTAAATTTCAGGCTTCAGCACCCCGATATAAGGGAGATTGCGGTAGCGTTCGATGTAGTCAAGTCCATAACCTACAACAAATGCGTCCGGCACTTCAAAGCCCACATAATCAGCCTGAATATCTGCTTTGCGTCCTGTTGGTTTATCAAGAAGCGTCACGATGCTGATCGTTTTTGCCTTGCGGTAGCGGAAAAGCTCTACAAGGTAGCTCAGTGTAAGCCCGCTGTCGATGATATCTTCAATAATCAGGATGTCTCTGCCTTCTACTGAAGTGTCAAGGTCCTTCAGGATTTTCACTTCACCGGAAGATACTGTAGAAGTACCATAACTTGAAACATCCATAAAGTCCATTTCCAAGTATGTATCAATGTTCTTCAGCAGATCTGCCATGAACGGCATAGCGCCTTTCAGCACTCCGATAGCAAGAGGGAAACGGTCTTTATACTCTTCAGTAAGCTGAGCTCCCAGATCCTTTACCTTCCGGCTGATTTCTTCTTCTGTTATTAATACTTTTTCGATATCCTGCTTCATTACAAGTTGCCCCCTACAAAATCATTGCTCTTTATATTGCAAAACAACGTAGTCACCTGCGCCGCACCCGGCATCTTCAAATGAAGACTTTTTAAGGCCGGGAAGCCAAAGGATCTTGCCGCTGCCATCTTCTAAAACAGGCCAGCTGTTCCTTCTATGGACCGGTACTTTTGCATCAATAAATATATCTTTTACTTTTTTCGTACCGTTCATGCCCTTCAGTTTGATTTTATCGCCCTGCTTTCTTGTCCTTATAAGCAGAGGCTTGGTCAAAGACTCGGCCGGCATGACGAACACATCGTTTCCAGCTATCCATTCATCAGGTTTTCCGCTGATGATTTCACAAGTTAGGAGATGCCCGTCTGGAAGTACTGTGCTTGACGGGATCTGCACTGTCCTTGAAAATGACTGGTCCTTTATTTGTTCAAAAGTAAACAAACACGTTTGGTAGGATTTGATTACTTTAAGGCCGTCTGGAAAATCTAGTGAACCGGAAGGATGTGTATGCGAGAGTAAGGATTGTAGACTCTCAATATGTATAGAAGAAAGGGAAGATGGTTGGTCTTCATAAAGATAGTTTAATATTAGTTGAATACATCTTCTTTGTAAAGGCATAGGCAGGGTGTTGAACAAATCGATATCGAGTTCGGCTTCGTGCTTTTCTTTCCTTTTCAACACTGTATTCAACTTTTCTTTCGATAATTCCTGTAAGAACTCTTCATCTTCTTTGAAAGTCCTGCTGAAATACTGAAATCTCCCGTGCACTTTCGGGTTCTCTTCCTTCAGGAATGGAAGAACCTGTTTACGGAAGCGGTTGCGGGTGTAATCAAGCTTTTCGTTGCTCGGGTCAAACCTTGGAGCCAGATGGTTCAGGCTGCAGTATTCGAGGATTTCACTTTTATCAGCTGAAAGCAGAGGCCGGATAATGCTTCCGCCTGCAAACTCCCTGTGTTCCGGTATCCCGGCAAGCGCTGTTCCCGCGCTGCCCCTTGTCATTCTCATCAGAATCGTCTCGATCTGATCATCGCCATGATGGCCTAAAGCTATGAACGAAGCCTGATGCTTCTTCATGACTCTTTCGTAGAAGGAATAACGGCATTCTCTTGCCGCGCTCTGAATGCTCATCTCAGGGTTTTCTTCCGCATACTTCGAGACATCGATCTGCACAGCTTCGCACAGAACATGATGGTTCCGGCAAAACTCCTTTACAAATTCCATTTCAAGGGCGGATTCAGCTCCCCGGAACATGTGATCAACATGAGCCGCAGCAAGACTCAGGCCGAATTCGGATCTAAGCCGGATAAATAAATGAAGCAGGGCGAGTGAATCAGGACCTCCTGATACACCTATGACGACTGCTGTGTCTTTCACTTTATAGCGTGTAAGAAAACGTCTGAAACGTTCTAGCATGGCATTCCTCTTTTATAGCATAGTCTTTGCGTACCTTCATACTATCATGACAGCTTTCAGCCCTGCAAAAAAGAAGTCCCCCGTTCACATATTTACCATAAATTCGCGCTACATCAGATAGTGATAGACGTAAAACGAGTAGATAATGCAAAGTGCGGCAAGGATCATGACGGTTTCAACCCATCCTCCGGTCCTGCTTTTCTTTTTTGCTTTTACACGGACCGGCCCCTGACTTGCTGCATTGCCTGATGGCCCGGGTCTCACTGCTTTCGCCTGTTTGGATGTTCTGCTTTGCCGTCCATGCACCTGAGACGGTTTTGCCGCTTGAGCCTGTCCTGTCTGCACGCGGCTTTTCTGCTGCTTTTGCGGTGCTGAACCCTGCTCATAGAGAGACGTCAGAAAGTCCTTTTTCATATCAGCAGCATAGTGGTATTTTCCCAATAACGCTTTTTTCAAAACAGCTGAATGCTTTCTTAAATAAGGGTGGTCCTGAATGACTTCCATGAGCTGTCTGCCGCCCTCATCCTGCTTTTTAAACCGTTTTGGATGAACAGAGTTAATGACGATCATGGCAGCTGCAAACAAATCGTAGGATGGCTCAGCCCTGCGGGTGCCAAGACCCCAGTACCCTCTGTCAAAAAAGTCGGTGAATTCTTTGATTGACCTCCCATTCAGAGTTGTACCCCCAACGTCAATGAACCTCAGCTTTACCGGCCGTTCTGCCACCATCAGATTTTCAGGCTTCAAATCGCCGAATACCCATCCGGCCCTGTGCAGCTCCTCTAAATTCGACAGCAGCTGAACCGTCAGCACCCCTATCCATTCCAATCCCTGATTGCTGATGAAATCCAGGTATTGCTTTCCGCTGATATATTCCATCACATAAAACGGAACCTGCTCTCCCGTTCTTGGATGTATCCAGTCATCTACATCAACTAAAGCAGGCCCAAGGGAACTCCCCCGGACCTTTGAAAAGTGCTTAAGAACATTCACTTCGGACGTAATGGACATGCTGTTCCCGCTTACCTTCAAAGCGGCAAGTCCACTTCTCCCTTCTGCCAAGTAAACGATCCCTGTAGCACCCTGTCCAAGCGGCTTTACAATACGGTACTTGTTATGATGCCACTTTCCTTCAACGACAGTGCCGGGCAGAAGATTACATGTTTGATTCATTGAAGTATTGTTCATCATCTGAAAGCAGGCTCCTTAACGAACGCTTTTTCTTAAACGAATGGATGCCATCGCGAATGGCAGGTCCCGTAGGCGTGATGCCGCCTGTTGTCAGCTTTGGGAAAATAGAAGAGAGAGATTCAAGTTTCGGCGTCCAGTCAAGGACCGTTTCAACTTCTTCCTTTTTCCCAGGAAATACAGACACTGAAAATTGATTTTCTCCTATTCTCGAATTCAGGCTGATTGATAAATCAAGCAGAGATTCTTTAACGGTCGGAAGCTTAGGTTTCATGCTTCCGCTTGTATCAACAAGAATCAGGATCTCCATGCCGATTGTTTCTCCAAGCTCATCGACTACTTCCATGACCTCACCCCGTTTTTCCGGGGAGAGCTCCTCCATTGTCACTTTTTTGCCCAGAATCTGCTGCAGTTCGGAGTTCACAACACCCTGCAGAGTTTGAGTCATCGCCTGTCTTGTGACCATTTGAACCGTCTGTGACAGCTGCTCAGCATATACCACCTGGCTCACTCCGCCTCCGGACATGGCAATTCCTTCGATTTCATTGATCGCATCCTGGTCTACAATGTTTTCTTCCAGTATTCCAATGACGTTAACCGTAATCCCCTGTTCTTTTGCAAGAGCAGCCATCGCGACCGGATCTTCGCCATGATTGGAACACCCGTCAGTTATCAGCAGTATTTGTTTCAGTTTCCCTTTATTCATTGGTTCAGCCCCTCCAGATATCCTCTTATCACCAAGGAAATAATGTAGTATCATCCTCGCCAGTAATAAAGAGTTTTATACTCTGAAAGAAGGCTTTAAAGCGTTAAACCGCCCCTTGCTTTTTAATATGTTTCGCAGTCGGAATGGATGCCCATTTCGGTGTATTATGGTCGACTTTAGCAACGACAACGGTCATATCGTCTTCAATCTTCCCGCCCCGTGTCCTTATAACCTCCTCCATAATTAAATCTGCGACCTCCTGAGGATCCATTGTCTCAAGCTCTTTGATCTTCCGCTTCATCCAAAGATCGTGGTTCTCTACATGCTTCGGCCCTTCAAAGATGCCGTCGCTCATCATAATCAGCAGATCTCCCGCTTTCAGCTGCTCTCCCACGACTTCCACATCAAACTCATCGATGATGCCCATCGGAAGATTGCTTGCCTGTATTTTCATGATCTGGTCTCCGCGTTTAATAAAGCTTGGCGTAGAACCGATTTTAAGAAACTTGCATGTAGCATCCTGCAGATCGACAATCGCAAGGTCAAGCGTGGAAAAAATTTCATCTGTCGTTCTCAGGGACAGAATGGAATTTATCGTTTTAATCGCTACCTTTTCTTCAATTCCGGACTGAAGAATTTTCTGAAGCAGCTTAATGGTTTCATTGCTCTCAAAATGGGCTCTTACTCCGTTTCCCATACCGTCGCTGATTGCAATCGCATATTTGCCGAAACCAAGCTCAATAGTTGAGTAGCTGTCTCCCGAAACGAGACCTCCGCCTTTTGCCGCATGGGCAACACCCGAATCAACCCGATACGTTCTTGAAGACCCGAACGATACATGACAGTAGCCGTTCGGATAGCTTGAGCATTCCTCACGTTTCACAATAATGGATTCCTCAAGAATATCAGACAGCATCGGAGCTATGATTTTTTCGCACTCCCCGTGGCCATTGCAAAACGGGATGCTCATTTCAATATCGACATTTCCCTGTTCAAGACTGTATATATCAACGTGCCCTATCTCAATGCCAAAGCTCTGGAGCGCTTCGAGAATCTGCTCCTCCTGCACAAAATGATTCTCCCGTTCACGCTTGATTTCTTTTGAAAAATCCTCCATGACCTGAGACACACCAAGCAGCTGTTCCGCTACAAGCCGCCTGCTTTCCTGCACTTGCTGCTTCAGCTTTTCGTTCGCATCATAATAGTTGATTTCCTGCTCAATAGCCTCTTC is from Bacillus sp. FSL H8-0547 and encodes:
- the tilS gene encoding tRNA lysidine(34) synthetase TilS; this encodes MLERFRRFLTRYKVKDTAVVIGVSGGPDSLALLHLFIRLRSEFGLSLAAAHVDHMFRGAESALEMEFVKEFCRNHHVLCEAVQIDVSKYAEENPEMSIQSAARECRYSFYERVMKKHQASFIALGHHGDDQIETILMRMTRGSAGTALAGIPEHREFAGGSIIRPLLSADKSEILEYCSLNHLAPRFDPSNEKLDYTRNRFRKQVLPFLKEENPKVHGRFQYFSRTFKEDEEFLQELSKEKLNTVLKRKEKHEAELDIDLFNTLPMPLQRRCIQLILNYLYEDQPSSLSSIHIESLQSLLSHTHPSGSLDFPDGLKVIKSYQTCLFTFEQIKDQSFSRTVQIPSSTVLPDGHLLTCEIISGKPDEWIAGNDVFVMPAESLTKPLLIRTRKQGDKIKLKGMNGTKKVKDIFIDAKVPVHRRNSWPVLEDGSGKILWLPGLKKSSFEDAGCGAGDYVVLQYKEQ
- a CDS encoding peptidyl-prolyl cis-trans isomerase → MNRKAVWLIIFGLVIINCFTLAYFLTKDDSIAATGPASKGSSESIASVGDKEITREQWMAELEDRFGRETLEEMINFTVVEELSEKHDIKIPDEELERELTMYKSMYNSLDNEQLSEDGELREQIRYSMLLEELLTKDAEIPEKELKAYYESNQDLYSIRDTYHLFHIVTKTEAEAKKVIEELEGGSSFEALAAEKSIDEFSANEGGDLGYVSSENDYLPAQYIEEAEKLKKDKWSEPIKSENGYSVILLKEKVNGVQYSFEEAKNQIRRQIALEQMESAVSVKPLWEEAGVTWFYGSDTPQ
- the cysK gene encoding cysteine synthase A, with translation MTRVANSIHELVGETPIVKLNRIVDENSADVYLKLEFMNPGSSVKDRIALAMIEAAEEKGLLKEGDTIIEPTSGNTGIGLAMVAAAKGIKAILVMPETMSMERRNLLRAYGAELVLTPGPEGMGGAIRKAEELAKEHGYFMPQQFKNEANPEVHRRTTGPEIVSQMGGQLDAFIAGIGTGGTITGAGEVLKEAYPDIKIYAVEPADSPVLSGGKPGPHKIQGIGAGFVPDILKTDIYDGVIQVKNEEAFEVARKAAREEGLLGGISSGAAIKAALQVAKELGKGKKVLAIIPSNGERYLSTPLYQFD
- the hslO gene encoding Hsp33 family molecular chaperone HslO; the encoded protein is MDYLVKALAYDGQVRAYAAKTTDTVGEAQRRHQTWPTASAALGRSMTAGVLMGSMLKGDSKMTIKVEGGGPIGVIVVDSNAKGEVRGYVTNPQTHFDLNAKGKLDVARAVGTSGTLSVVKDLGMKEHFTGSVELVSGELGEDFTYYLVSSEQVPSSVGVGVLVNPDNTILSAGGFIIQLMPGTDESTIAEIEKRLGSVEPISKLIQKGLSPEEILFEILGKDHVKILDQHPVAFHCPCSRERISNAIISLGADEIQSMIEEDGKAEAECHFCNERYHFSKEELTELKDEAR
- the trpE gene encoding anthranilate synthase component I: MHLERKPLAKKAAYNLDFFRQYQHLSRNEERHAILESGRGGRYSIAGLHPAAVIKGKDSVLSIRTKDGTEQRTGNILDEFRSWFSQFNTVKNDELPDFQGGAIGFFSYDCVRAFEKLESRSIDDLETPDLYFLLFDDLAVYDHQTKEIWFITHYSSEADLKKAQNRIAEMEKRWFEKQTAAFVHKPAGGTGNSASPHRFTKESFMDAVETIKEYIANGDVFQVNLSVRQTEPLKVHPLKVYETLREVNPSPYMAYLDLHDFQIVSGSPELLVKIDGEHASTRPIAGTRSRGESEEEDQKLASELIENEKERAEHVMLVDLERNDLGRVCKYGTVEVNEFMVIEKYSHVMHIVSNVRGLLAEGKDYLDVLKGVFPGGTITGAPKIRTMEIIEELEPTRRGIYTGSIGWIGYNGDMEMNIVIRTLLAKDGHAYIQSGAGIVIDSNPKHEYKESLKKAQALLRAKELSEEETMTV
- the ftsH gene encoding ATP-dependent zinc metalloprotease FtsH, with amino-acid sequence MNRIFRNTIFYLLIFLVVIGVVSFFQGNNTKTEPLTYSTFISKLEAGDVDNITIQPLRGVYEVKGQLDDYKEEEQFVTHVLSDKALDRVDAAAQGKTSVKFVPAEETSGWVTFFTSIIPFVIIFILFFFLLNQAQGGGSRVMNFGKSKAKLYSEEKKKVRFKDVAGADEEKQELVEVVEFLKDPRKFAELGARIPKGVLLVGPPGTGKTLLARAAAGEAGVPFFSISGSDFVEMFVGVGASRVRDLFENAKKNAPCIIFIDEIDAVGRQRGAGLGGGHDEREQTLNQLLVEMDGFGGNEGIIMIAATNRPDILDPALLRPGRFDRQITVDRPDLKGREAVLEVHARNKPLDDTVNLKSIAARTPGFSGADLENLLNEAALVAARRNKKKVDMTDIDEATDRVIAGPAKKSRVISKKERNIVAYHEGGHTIIGVVLDEADMVHKVTIVPRGQAGGYAVMLPKEDRYFMTKPELLDKITGLLGGRVAEDIVFGEVSTGATNDFQRATGIARRMVTEFGMSDKLGPLQFGQSQGQVFLGRDFNSEQNYSDAIAHEIDMEVQRIIKECYERAKKILTENRDKLELIAQTLLEIETLDAEQIKHLVDHGTLPDRPVSEHEKKEDVKVNILPKKDEEQTSEIHEDRKED
- a CDS encoding type III pantothenate kinase, which translates into the protein MFLVLDVGNTNTVLGVFEGDALKHHWRIETTRNKTEDEFGMLIKSLFEHEGIHLTDIKGIIISSVVPPIMFSLERMCTKYFKQKPLVVGPGIKTGLNIKYENPREVGADRIVNAVAGIHLYGGPLIIVDFGTATTYCYINEEKQYMGGAIAPGINISTEALYSRAAKLPRIEIARPDDIIGKNTVSAMQAGILYGYVGQVEGIVGRMKQQSKAEPKVIATGGLSTLIASESKVIDIVDPFLTLKGLQLIFERNSI
- the hpt gene encoding hypoxanthine phosphoribosyltransferase, which codes for MKQDIEKVLITEEEISRKVKDLGAQLTEEYKDRFPLAIGVLKGAMPFMADLLKNIDTYLEMDFMDVSSYGTSTVSSGEVKILKDLDTSVEGRDILIIEDIIDSGLTLSYLVELFRYRKAKTISIVTLLDKPTGRKADIQADYVGFEVPDAFVVGYGLDYIERYRNLPYIGVLKPEIYENK